The genomic DNA ACTTCGCCACCTTTGGCGTACCGGGCCTGACCTACAACATTGCCTACGTGCGCGGTACCAACATCGACGACGGCAGCGGCCGTGGCGATGGCACCGAGCGTGAGATCTGGAACCAGTTCAAGTACGTGGTCCAGAGCGGTCCGGCCAAAGACCTGAGCCTGCGTGCTCGTGCGTCGTGGTTGCGCGTTTCCAACAACGCCAGCAACTACAACGTAGGCGGCAACGAAATCCGTCTGTTCGCCGACTACCCGATCAACGTTTTCTAATTGATCCGGTCATAAAAAACCCCGACCTGGTCGGGGTTTTTTATGCCTGGGGTTCTCAGTTCAGTTCTGCGGACGCTGTTTGGTGGCGTCCAGCTCGGCCTTTTTCGCCGTGCTGATTTCGGTGATTTTTGCCGACTTCTCAATCGCCATGTTGAACGTGGCTTCCATCTTGGCGATCGCCGAATCGGCATTGTTGGTGCTGCCGGAACCGCTGGTTGCCGGTGGCGGGCTGCCGCCGCCGCAGGAAGGAGGAACGCACGACATAGGAGCTCCTTGCATCACGAAGATGCGCGTTGAAAGGGGGTGGGGAACACGAGGGGATGTTACTTAGCCAGTACTGCCGCAGGGTGTGAAATCTTGTGGAAGTGCCGTGAACACTTGTTACACCGCATCACTAATGAAGTACTCAAAACCCCATTTATCCCGCCCCGGCGCACGCCTAAATTGGCCCCACTGCCGGCCCATCATCCCGAGGGCCGACCGCTGGAGTTATCGCCATGCCCTTTGTCAGCCTGCGTATCACCCGTGACGGCGTGACCCCGGAGCAAAAAGCCCGGGTCATTGCCGAGTTCACCGACACCCTCGAGCGCGTACTCAACAAACGCCCGGACCTGACCCATATCGTGATCGAAGAAGTCGACACCGATAACTGGGGCTACGCCGGCCTCACCACCACCGAATACCGCAAGTCCCAAGCCCCTGCCGGAGAAGCATCATGAGCAAAGTCGTCATCATCACCGGCGCGTCCCAAGGCATCGGTGCCGCCGTGGTTCAGGCCTATCGCGCGCTGGATTACCGGGTGGTCGCCACCTCGCGTTCGATCCAGCCGTCCACCGATCCGAACATTCACACCGTGGCCGGCGACATATCCGACGCTGCCACCGCCCAGCGTGTAGTCCGCGAAGCCTTGGCCACCTTTGGGCGCATCGACAGCCTGATCAACAACGCCGGTATCTTCATTGCCAAACCCTTCACCGCTTACACCCCGGACGACTACGCCAATGTGCTGGCGGTCAACCTCAACGGCTTCTTCTACATCACCCAACTGGCCTTGGCCGAGATGGAAAAGAACCGGGCAGGCCACATCGTCAACGTCACCACCAGCCTTGCTGACCACGCCATCGACGGCGTGCCCTCGGTGCTCGCCAACCTCACCAAAGGCGGGCTCAACTCGGCGACCAAATCCCTGGCCATCGAATACGCCAAGCGCGGTATTCGGGTGAACGCCGTGAGCCCCGGCATCATCAAGACGCCCATGCACGGCGAAGAAACCCACGCGGCGCTGGGGCAATTGCACCCGGTCGGGCACATGGGGGAGGTAAGCGATATCGCCCAGGCGATCATCTACCTGGAGAACGCCGGGTTTGTGACCGGCGAGATTCTCCACGTAGACGGCGGGCAAAGCGCCGGGCACTGAAGGTCAGGCTTTGACCGGCGCGAGCTTCTTGCAGTTTTCCTTGCGCGCCGGGTATTGCTCGCACTTGCGCAGCACGGTTTGCACCTGCTGCGCATTTTTCATTTGCTGGTTGGCCAGCAACTTCTCGGTGATAAACAGCTCTTCGGAGCCCAGGTTACGCTCGGCCTTGTCGATCATCGCCAGCGCCGATTGCCCGTCGCCGCGCTTGAGGTGGTAGCTGATCATCAGGTCGTAGGTCGAAGGGCCCGCCAGGCTCCAGTCCTGGATGGCCTGCAATTCTTTCAGGGCCTGGGTGCTGTTGCCCTGGGCCAGGCGCAGGGTATACGCGGTGCGACGAATGCCCGGCTGGTCCTTGACCGGTGAAGCCAGCGCCTTGCGGATAAAGCCGTCCGCGTCGGACACCTTGTTTTTTTCCAGGGCATCGATGGCGAAGTAGGCATCCTTATAGCCCTGCAGCGCTTTGGCCACCTGCGGCGTGTTCTTCACGGTTTCCCAGCCCGCGGTGTTGATACGGGCCCGGCGTTCCTGGCGATATTCACGCTGCAGGTATAGGCGCAGCTCGGTGTCGCGGTCGGTGGCCGACATGTGCGAGCGGTTGAAGTAGTCTTTGGTGGCGGTGAGGCTGGTGGTCAGGCCATCCTTGACCAACACGTCCAGCTCCTTGGTGAAGCGGTTGAGGTTGAACTGCTGCAACGAGTCTTGCATCGCGTCTTTGCGTGCAGTCAGAAAGCCGGTGAGCAAAGGCTTTTGCTTGCCCTGGAAGTCGTTCAGACGTTCCAGGCTATGGCTGGCGGCGCGAGGCGCGTAGCCGGCGCGGATCATCAAGTCAGTGCCCAGCAGGTCGGCCTGATCTTCCTGGGTACGGCCCCAGGCTGTGCTCCACACGTGGTCGGAAAACGTGTTGGCCAACGTGGTGTACATCACGGTATTGCCGATGGTTTTCTGGGTGCCGGCCGGGTCTTTGCTGAACAGCTTCATCGTGCCGGAGCTGCGGTCCACACCGGTGT from Pseudomonas tolaasii NCPPB 2192 includes the following:
- a CDS encoding SDR family NAD(P)-dependent oxidoreductase, with product MSKVVIITGASQGIGAAVVQAYRALDYRVVATSRSIQPSTDPNIHTVAGDISDAATAQRVVREALATFGRIDSLINNAGIFIAKPFTAYTPDDYANVLAVNLNGFFYITQLALAEMEKNRAGHIVNVTTSLADHAIDGVPSVLANLTKGGLNSATKSLAIEYAKRGIRVNAVSPGIIKTPMHGEETHAALGQLHPVGHMGEVSDIAQAIIYLENAGFVTGEILHVDGGQSAGH
- a CDS encoding M48 family metallopeptidase, producing MKGSLLATGLLASTLLSGCATLKGADQAFLNLVGPSTQSRVQGHYVDNTDVRQYYKLDPQRQSRQRLSYDGHAVPAAEARQQNLVDIPVVQVYLQTIVTRLSKGWPGELPTLQVKITDSYSFGPSADPYGNLFVPLGMLDNVGSEDEIAAMLGHEMSHVLLHHHDRMAAFQQQKEMFTTVASTVALATMAADTGVDRSSGTMKLFSKDPAGTQKTIGNTVMYTTLANTFSDHVWSTAWGRTQEDQADLLGTDLMIRAGYAPRAASHSLERLNDFQGKQKPLLTGFLTARKDAMQDSLQQFNLNRFTKELDVLVKDGLTTSLTATKDYFNRSHMSATDRDTELRLYLQREYRQERRARINTAGWETVKNTPQVAKALQGYKDAYFAIDALEKNKVSDADGFIRKALASPVKDQPGIRRTAYTLRLAQGNSTQALKELQAIQDWSLAGPSTYDLMISYHLKRGDGQSALAMIDKAERNLGSEELFITEKLLANQQMKNAQQVQTVLRKCEQYPARKENCKKLAPVKA
- a CDS encoding tautomerase family protein, whose translation is MPFVSLRITRDGVTPEQKARVIAEFTDTLERVLNKRPDLTHIVIEEVDTDNWGYAGLTTTEYRKSQAPAGEAS